One stretch of Sporichthya brevicatena DNA includes these proteins:
- a CDS encoding substrate-binding domain-containing protein: protein MSRYREICLDLAERVVSGDLEPGTELPGVRELARSWGTTATTVSRAQRELADAGVLVLHERRRAQVAPGAALAAREFLAGRVGFRLVGSDDPALDLVARGVPELEVLTGRGSFGGLSEVRRGRADGAALHLLHRTGIYNAPFVQRLLRNQAPHLLHLWRREQGLIVPPANPDGVRSVGDLTGRRVALRRFGTGTRVLFDRLAIAAGMDPDGVRGPEVETHLEVALAVATGTVDAGLGVRSAAADLGLDFVPLTWESYDVGLPGSALGAAAPVITALSSSALRAAITALGGYDTADSGRLDELDAMGEPTIPG from the coding sequence GTGAGCCGATACCGCGAGATCTGCCTCGATCTCGCCGAGCGCGTCGTGAGCGGGGACCTCGAGCCGGGGACCGAGCTCCCCGGCGTCCGCGAGCTGGCCCGTTCCTGGGGGACCACGGCCACGACGGTGAGCCGCGCGCAGCGCGAACTGGCCGACGCGGGCGTGCTCGTCCTGCACGAGCGCCGCCGGGCGCAGGTGGCACCGGGGGCGGCCCTCGCGGCGCGGGAGTTCCTGGCCGGCCGCGTCGGGTTCCGCCTGGTCGGCAGCGACGACCCGGCGCTGGACCTGGTTGCGCGAGGAGTGCCGGAGCTGGAGGTGCTGACCGGCCGGGGCAGCTTCGGCGGGCTCAGCGAGGTCCGGCGGGGCCGGGCGGACGGTGCCGCGCTCCACCTGCTGCACCGCACCGGGATCTACAACGCGCCGTTCGTGCAGCGCCTGCTGCGGAATCAGGCTCCTCACCTGCTGCATCTGTGGCGGCGGGAGCAGGGCCTGATCGTGCCGCCCGCCAACCCCGACGGCGTTCGCAGCGTGGGTGACCTGACCGGCCGTCGCGTTGCCCTGCGCCGGTTCGGGACCGGCACCCGGGTGCTGTTCGACCGGCTCGCGATCGCCGCGGGGATGGACCCGGACGGGGTACGCGGCCCGGAGGTCGAGACCCATCTGGAGGTCGCGCTCGCCGTCGCGACCGGGACCGTCGACGCGGGTCTCGGCGTGCGCTCGGCCGCCGCCGATCTCGGTCTCGACTTCGTCCCGCTCACCTGGGAGTCCTACGACGTGGGGTTGCCGGGTTCGGCGTTGGGCGCCGCGGCGCCGGTGATCACGGCGCTGAGTTCCTCGGCCTTGCGGGCGGCAATCACGGCTCTCGGGGGCTACGACACGGCCGACTCGGGTCGGCTGGACGAACTCGACGCCATGGGCGAGCCCACGATCCCCGGTTAG
- a CDS encoding substrate-binding domain-containing protein, translated as MRRARSLLLAAALVLVPSGCGDDDEPNRKLILATTTSTQDSGLLDDLLPAFTRDTGWEVTTLAVGSGQAIELGRRGEADVLLVHSPAAEEEFVAEGATGRRLLVMHNDFLIVGPADDPAEIDALSPSEALTAIAEGEVPFVSRGDESGTHAKEKTIWAKAGITPEGSWYSSTGQGMGATLQVAAERNAYTVTDRATFLSQRDTVDLVELGAGGPELLNIYHVIEMTERAGNRVQTDGAAAFADWIVSATAQDLIGRFGVDAYGEALFTPDAGRDEAELAA; from the coding sequence ATGCGACGGGCTCGTTCTCTCCTGCTGGCGGCGGCGCTCGTCCTCGTGCCCAGCGGGTGCGGGGACGACGACGAGCCCAACCGGAAGCTGATCCTCGCCACGACCACGAGCACGCAGGACTCCGGTCTGCTCGACGACCTGCTGCCGGCGTTCACCCGGGACACCGGGTGGGAGGTCACGACGCTGGCCGTCGGCAGCGGACAGGCGATCGAACTCGGTCGACGCGGCGAGGCCGACGTCCTGCTGGTGCACTCGCCCGCCGCCGAGGAGGAGTTCGTCGCCGAGGGCGCGACGGGTCGGCGGCTGCTGGTGATGCACAACGACTTCCTGATCGTGGGCCCGGCCGACGACCCGGCCGAGATCGACGCCCTCAGCCCCTCGGAGGCGCTGACGGCGATCGCGGAGGGCGAGGTCCCGTTCGTCTCCCGCGGCGACGAGTCCGGCACCCACGCGAAGGAGAAGACGATCTGGGCGAAGGCCGGCATCACGCCCGAGGGCTCGTGGTACTCGTCCACCGGTCAGGGCATGGGCGCGACACTGCAGGTCGCGGCGGAACGCAACGCGTACACGGTCACCGACCGCGCGACCTTCCTCAGCCAGCGGGACACCGTCGACCTCGTCGAGCTCGGCGCCGGCGGTCCGGAGCTGCTGAACATCTACCACGTCATCGAGATGACCGAACGGGCCGGAAACCGCGTCCAGACCGACGGCGCGGCCGCGTTCGCGGACTGGATCGTCAGCGCGACCGCGCAGGACCTGATCGGCCGGTTCGGCGTCGACGCCTACGGCGAGGCGCTGTTCACCCCGGACGCCGGACGCGACGAAGCCGAGCTGGCGGCCTGA